The following are encoded in a window of Castanea sativa cultivar Marrone di Chiusa Pesio chromosome 5, ASM4071231v1 genomic DNA:
- the LOC142636027 gene encoding uncharacterized protein LOC142636027, giving the protein MGFATNALLLAQLMLLVSTTLTVFASPIPVDPPIHHPHPPTPAPVYPPTYHHGHPPSEAPAHPPTYHHGHPPSEAPAHHHHHHHHGHPPSHSPVHPPSHPPAHHEPPHHAPPSHPPVHPPAHPPHHPPHYYPPHHPPTRSPVPRSFVAVQGVVYCKSCKYAGADTLLGASPIDGAVVKFQCNNTKYPLIETAKTDKNGYFFITAPKTITSFGAHKCKVFIVSSPLASCNKPSDLHYGLQGASLRPEKPYMADKLPFILYSVGPFAFDPKCPL; this is encoded by the exons ATGGGTTTTGCTACAAATGCATTGTTGCTAGCGCAACTCATGCTCCTAGTGAGCACCACCCTCACCGTGTTTGCTTCACCAATCCCAGTAGACCCCCCAATTCACCACCCTCACCCACCAACTCCAGCACCAGTTTACCCACCTACTTACCACCATGGCCACCCCCCAAGTGAAGCACCAGCACACCCACCCACTTACCACCATGGCCACCCTCCAAGTGAAGCACCAgctcaccaccaccaccaccaccaccacggcCACCCTCCAAGCCACTCACCAGTTCACCCACCAAGCCACCCACCAGCTCACCATGAACCTCCTCACCACGCTCCTCCTAGCCACCCACCAGTTCATCCCCCAGCTCACCCTCCTCACCACCCACCTCATTACTACCCACCTCATCACCCCCCAACACGTTCACCTGTCCCAAGGAGCTTTGTAGCTGTCCAAGGTGTTGTTTATTGCAAGTCCTGCAAGTATGCTGGGGCTGACACCCTCTTGGGTGCTTCACCTATTGATG GTGCCGTGGTAAAGTTTCAGTGCAATAACACCAAGTACCCACTGATCGAAACAGCTAAAACCGATAAGAATGGCTATTTCTTCATCACTGCACCCAAGACCATCACCTCCTTTGGTGCTCACAAGTGCAAGGTGTTCATTGTCTCATCACCATTGGCCTCATGCAACAAGCCCTCTGATCTTCACTATGGTCTCCAGGGTGCTAGCCTAAGGCCAGAGAAGCCATATATGGCCGATAAACTCCCATTTATTCTCTACAGTGTTGGACCCTTTGCTTTTGACCCCAAATGCCCACTCTAA